The sequence TACCATTCGGGCTGACACAGATGTTCATCCAAGTACCTTCGGAGACATCAATCTTAACTCTCTCAAGGGGGGCATTAGCCGGTGCATTTACCTGCCACTTGGTTTCCTTGTCTGAGGTTGATTCACTCGCCATTATTGGCAAACTTAAACTAAGTGCGATTGCTGCACATAGAGGAGTTAGCTTTTGTTTTATCATTTTAATCCCTAGTTTTCTTATTTTAATTGAGTCATTACTGGCTATAATTATTCTTTATTGATTGTGCCAGACTTTTATTAAAGCGAACTTAGTTGTTGTTTTTGTGACGCTAGTGTTTTTTGTATGCAGTATTCAAGTTAATTTAGCCTGTCTTTTATCGCATATTTAGGGGGCGGGTAAAACAACTATCGTGTAGCAAAATTGTTAATTGGTGCTGGATTTGGGACTCATTGTATAGCTGAATACATTGGTATTTTTGGAGAGAGGTTTTTTGGTTAGTTTTGTTGCTTGGACAGGCTTGCTGTAGATTTTTGAATGAATATGTAGGATTGAGAAAGAAGAAAATTTGCCTTAGCGTAACTCGATAGCCAGAGCTAAGGCCATCGAGTTTGGTTTTGCATTTGCAGGTAAGGCGGTTTAGTTCAGTTGAACTGTATCGCCTTCAAAGATTTCCGCATCATTCAATACTCGGCAGGTGACGCCGCCACGCCAATCAGGTCTTAATGCGGCTTCGAGTCCGGCATGAGCTATTTCCATCTTCTTACATGGGTCTGTTTCGCCGGTGATCTCGAGTTTAAGTTCACCAATCTCGAGAATCTTGCCGACATGCTCGGGAGTAAAGCTCAGTCCTTCGACCAGCAAGTTCGCTCTACGAGTGGTCCAAGGTAACAGGGTATTAAGCTCACTACAGACGGTCTGCCATTGTTCTTTCGACATAACAGTGACTTGTCGCTTGCTTGGTCGGCCGAAGAAGTCCTGTTCGACACCATGGGAACAAGTGACATTCGCCTTAGTAACGAGTGTCATAGGTTGCTGCTTAATGGGCTTAAATCCGATGGCAATGAGCGTCGACATAGATGATTCCTTCATGTTGTTAAGGCTTGCGGTTCAGAGACCTTTTTGGATTAAATACTGGTAGGGTGTTTTATCTGTACTGCTCGAGAGTAGCTTATGATCCATAAATTCACAGAAGCTAGGAATATCTCGGGTAGTGGCAGGGTCATCTGCGATAATCAGCAGGGTCTCGCCAGCTTCCATTTTTCGTACTGACTTACGAACCATCATCACAGGCTCTGGACATCTGAGTCCAATGGCATCTAAATGATGGTCGGCTTGATTCATGCCATCGATAATAGTATCACTCACTCGGTCGCTCATAATTCCTCAACCATATATTTGCCATCTAACCTACTGCAAATCAGAGGATAGGCTTGTAAATAGGTGACTAATAATACGCTAGCAAAGTTAATAATCCAAGTTGAGCGATTGCTTTTGTGAGACTAAGAGTGAGTTGGAAAACAGGACACGAACTAACTCGTAAGTGGAGCGAATTGTGCTTTAGTCACCAGTAGTAACTGTTCTGGTGCTAGTTCGATATCTAATCCTCGTTGACCACCGCTGACATATATTTTTACGTAGTTCTTTGCGCTAATGTCTATGTAGGTCTTGAGAGGTTTTTTCTGGGCTATAGGGCTGACACCTCCCAATTTGTAACCCGTGGACCTTTGCACATCATCGGCATTGGCCATGGCTGCTTTCTTAGCTTTCGTTGCCTTAGCGATGAGTTTCATGCTGAGTTTCGAGTCCACGGGAATAATGGCAACCGCGAGTTGTTTGCCATCTAGCTGAACGACTAAGGTCTTAAAGACCTGCTCAGGCTGCAAACCTAATTTTTCAGCGGCCTCTAAACCATAGGAATCACAACCAGCTTCATGGTGATATTCATGAATGGTGAACTCTATGTTAGCTTGCTTTAATGCATTGATTGCGGGAGTCATGCTTGTTTCTGCTCTTCACAATAAACGTCATTAACCTTTAGCTTCATCACCAGTACATCGACGCCGTGGTAGGTCACCTGTTCGACGGCTTTCCAGCCCATCTTCTTATATAAACCACCAGAGTGATCTTCTGTTTGTAGATATAGTTCGTTTACTCCATGCTTATTAGCTAAATCCAATATGCCATTTATGAGTGTTTGCGCCACAGATTTTCCTCTGTGGGCTTTATCTACATAGACACCGCCAAGCCAATGTGATGTTTTGGGGTAAGTCGTCATTTCCTGAAAACGCAATTGAGCCGTTGCAACCACTTGGTTATTGACTGTAGCCAAAAGCACCAAGGGGAGTTTGTCTGTATTGAGATAACCATTTAGCTTAGTTTCTAACGCTGAAGTTGATCGACTGCTGTCGTTACTTATGTATCCCCACTCATCGCTATACCATTTAGCTATTTGCGGGATAGCCTCGGGTTTATCTGCGAGTAATACCAGTTCCATCAATGGACTCCATAAGAATTTGTGAACAATAGTGCCTATTTTTGCCAGATTTTTATATATTTTTCAAGGGGATATTCGAGCTGTTTGCGGAGAAATTTTCTATTGCTTGGGAGTAAGATGTTCCACGTGGAACATAAAAAAGACCCTAGGAACTCGTCCCTAGGGTCTTCATATCTTATTTAATACTTCTAGCTACAGAAGATTAAGGTCTTTCGAATATTGTTGCTATGCCTTGGCCTAAGCCGATACACATGGTCGCCAGACCATATTTTGCATCTTTGCTTTCCATCAAGTTGATAAGCGTTGTAGAGATTCGAGTACCAGAGCATCCTAATGGATGACCGAGTGCGATAGCACCACCGTTGAGGTTAATCTTCTCATCGACAACATCCATTAAGCCTAAGTCTTTTACACAAGGTAGAGACTGGGCGGCGAAGGCTTCGTTAAGCTCGATAACATCAAGATCATCGACAGTTAGTCCAGCACGCTCTAATGCTTTTTTAGTCGCAGGAACCGGACCATAGCCCATGATGGCGGCATCACAACCTGCAACAGCCATAGAGCGGATGCGTGCACGGATTGGTAAGCCTAAAGCCTTGGCTTTCTCTTCTTCCATGACCAGCATGGCTGAAGCTCCATCAGACAGTGCTGAAGATGTTCCCGCTGTGACTGTGCCATTGGCAGGGTCGAAAGCAGGTCTAAGTCCTGACAGTGACTCCATTGATGTTTCAGGACGAATAACTTCGTCATGCTCAACCGTGATCAAGGCACCATTGGCATCATGACCTTCGATTGGGTGGATCTCATTGGCGAAGCGACCTTCGACTGTGGCTGCATGAGCACGTTGATGTGAGCGTACCGCAAATTCATCTTGCTGCTCTCGTGTGATGCCGTGCATCTTTCCTAGCATTTCAGCCGTAAGACCCATCATGCCCGATGCCTTTGCTACATTGCTGGCAAGGCCGGGATGGAAGTCGACACCGTGATTCATAGGAACGTGGCCCATGTGCTCGACACCACCGACGATAAACGTATCGCCTTGACCTGTCATAATTGCGCGTGCCGCTTGATGTAGGGCATCCATAGATGAACCACATAAACGGTTTACGGTCACGCCGCCAATCTGCTTAGGCAGCCCCGCTAGGAGTGATGCGTTACGTGCGATATTGAAGCCTTGCTCCAGAGTCTGTTGAACACAGCCCCAGATCACGTCTTCAATGGTATTAGGATCTAGCTTGGGATTACGCTCAACCAGTGCCTTCATTAATTCTGCAGAAAGAGTCTCTGCACGTACATTTCTAAATACTCCAGCCTTAGAGCGGCCCATGGGAGTACGAATGCAATCTACGATAACTGCTTGTTTCATTGTTTTATTCCTTCCCACTTATTTAGACTGGTAGTAGCTGCCATTATTTGCGGCAAGTTCACGCATGGCATCTGTTACTTGATATAGGCCACCTAAGTGAGCGTATTTATCGGCGAGAGCAACAAAGTTTGCTACGCCCATGGTATCTATGTAGCGGAATACACCGCCTCGGAATGGTGGGAAACCTATACCGTAAACTAGACCCATATCAGCTTCAGCGGGTGAAGCAATAATACCTTCTTCGAGACAGCGTACGGTTTCTATGATCATAGGGATCATAGTACGGGCGATGATTTCATCGGACTCGAATTGCTTAAGCTCACCGAATTCGGTACCTAGCAATTCATAGCTAACGGCATCGACATCTTTCTTTGGCTTGCCACGACGGTCGACTGAGTAAGCATAAAAACCTTTGCTATTCTTCTGACCGAAGCGATCAGCATCGAACATGATATCGATAGCATCTTTGCCTTCTTTCGCCATGCGATCAGGGAAGCCTTCAGCCATAACAGCCTGGGCGTGATGACCTGTATCTAAACCGACAACATCGAGTAAGTATGCTGGGCCCATAGGCCAACCGAACTGTTTCTCCATCACTTTATCGATAGCGGCGAAATCAGCACCGTCGGCGAGTAGGCCGCTGAAGCCTGCAAAGTAAGGGAACAGCACGCGGTTGACGAAGAAGCCAGGGCAATCATTCACTACGATAGGTGTTTTACCCATCTTACTGGCGTAGGCAACAACTGTTGCGATAGTCTCTTCAGAACTATTCTCACCACGAATCACTTCAACCAGTGGCATCTTATGTACCGGGTTGAAGAAGTGCATGCCACAGAAGCGCTCAGGCTTTTTAAGCGCCTTAGCCAGCAAATTGATCGAGATGGTAGATGTATTAGAGGTGATGATGGC is a genomic window of Shewanella psychrophila containing:
- a CDS encoding GNAT family N-acetyltransferase translates to MELVLLADKPEAIPQIAKWYSDEWGYISNDSSRSTSALETKLNGYLNTDKLPLVLLATVNNQVVATAQLRFQEMTTYPKTSHWLGGVYVDKAHRGKSVAQTLINGILDLANKHGVNELYLQTEDHSGGLYKKMGWKAVEQVTYHGVDVLVMKLKVNDVYCEEQKQA
- the ybaK gene encoding Cys-tRNA(Pro) deacylase codes for the protein MTPAINALKQANIEFTIHEYHHEAGCDSYGLEAAEKLGLQPEQVFKTLVVQLDGKQLAVAIIPVDSKLSMKLIAKATKAKKAAMANADDVQRSTGYKLGGVSPIAQKKPLKTYIDISAKNYVKIYVSGGQRGLDIELAPEQLLLVTKAQFAPLTS
- the tusA gene encoding sulfurtransferase TusA; its protein translation is MNQADHHLDAIGLRCPEPVMMVRKSVRKMEAGETLLIIADDPATTRDIPSFCEFMDHKLLSSSTDKTPYQYLIQKGL
- the fadA gene encoding acetyl-CoA C-acyltransferase FadA — protein: MKQAVIVDCIRTPMGRSKAGVFRNVRAETLSAELMKALVERNPKLDPNTIEDVIWGCVQQTLEQGFNIARNASLLAGLPKQIGGVTVNRLCGSSMDALHQAARAIMTGQGDTFIVGGVEHMGHVPMNHGVDFHPGLASNVAKASGMMGLTAEMLGKMHGITREQQDEFAVRSHQRAHAATVEGRFANEIHPIEGHDANGALITVEHDEVIRPETSMESLSGLRPAFDPANGTVTAGTSSALSDGASAMLVMEEEKAKALGLPIRARIRSMAVAGCDAAIMGYGPVPATKKALERAGLTVDDLDVIELNEAFAAQSLPCVKDLGLMDVVDEKINLNGGAIALGHPLGCSGTRISTTLINLMESKDAKYGLATMCIGLGQGIATIFERP
- a CDS encoding MOSC domain-containing protein, with amino-acid sequence MSTLIAIGFKPIKQQPMTLVTKANVTCSHGVEQDFFGRPSKRQVTVMSKEQWQTVCSELNTLLPWTTRRANLLVEGLSFTPEHVGKILEIGELKLEITGETDPCKKMEIAHAGLEAALRPDWRGGVTCRVLNDAEIFEGDTVQLN